From a region of the Xanthomonas rydalmerensis genome:
- a CDS encoding alpha/beta hydrolase, with product MKTLLPLLATSLLAGAIGTATAATPADQPAPLRPVAKFLDALNGSGGKPIEQLTPAQARQVLVDAQANTPLPPAEVSRTTIQADGKPLNLVIVRPPHTTGQVLPAFMFFHGGGWVLGDFPTHERLIRDLVNASGAVAVYVDYTPSPEAQYPVAIHQAYAATRWVAEHGAQIGVDGKRLALAGNSVGGNMVAAVALQAKAAGTPALRYDLMLWPVTDARFDDGSYQQFQSGYFLTRNMMTWFWDNYTTDPKARAEITASPLRATPAQLAGLPPTLIQTAELDVLRDEGEAFGRKLDQAGVTVTVTRYNGLIHDFGLLNALRDVPAVRTAIQQAGDGLREHLK from the coding sequence ATGAAGACTCTGCTCCCCTTGCTCGCCACCTCGCTGCTGGCCGGCGCGATCGGCACCGCCACCGCCGCAACGCCCGCCGATCAGCCCGCGCCGTTGCGCCCGGTCGCGAAGTTCCTCGATGCGCTCAACGGCAGCGGCGGCAAGCCGATCGAGCAGCTCACCCCGGCGCAGGCGCGCCAGGTGCTGGTCGATGCCCAGGCCAATACCCCGTTGCCGCCGGCCGAGGTCAGCCGCACCACCATCCAGGCCGACGGCAAGCCGCTGAACCTGGTGATCGTGCGGCCGCCGCACACCACCGGCCAGGTATTGCCGGCCTTCATGTTCTTCCACGGCGGAGGCTGGGTGCTGGGCGACTTCCCGACCCACGAACGCCTGATCCGCGACCTGGTCAACGCCTCTGGCGCGGTGGCCGTATACGTGGACTACACGCCGTCGCCGGAAGCGCAGTACCCGGTCGCCATCCACCAGGCCTATGCCGCCACCCGCTGGGTCGCCGAGCACGGCGCGCAGATCGGCGTGGACGGCAAGCGCCTGGCGCTGGCCGGCAACAGCGTCGGCGGCAACATGGTCGCGGCCGTGGCGCTGCAGGCCAAGGCGGCCGGAACGCCGGCGCTGCGCTACGACCTGATGCTGTGGCCGGTGACCGACGCCCGCTTCGACGACGGGTCGTACCAGCAGTTCCAGAGCGGCTACTTCCTCACCCGCAACATGATGACGTGGTTCTGGGACAACTACACCACCGATCCCAAGGCCCGCGCCGAGATCACCGCCTCGCCGCTGCGCGCGACCCCGGCGCAACTGGCCGGCCTGCCGCCGACGCTGATCCAGACCGCCGAGCTCGATGTACTGCGCGACGAGGGCGAAGCCTTCGGCCGCAAGCTGGACCAGGCCGGGGTGACGGTCACGGTGACCCGCTACAACGGCTTGATCCACGATTTCGGCCTGCTCAATGCCCTGCGCGACGTGCCCGCGGTGCGGACCGCGATCCAGCAGGCCGGCGACGGGCTGCGCGAACACCTGAAGTAA
- a CDS encoding AraC family transcriptional regulator, with translation MTDRLAALLTHFSVSAEVFHAGTLCGLHRLDDGDRGQLHLLREGSVVVHNGDGQVLRIDRPSLLLYPQAMPHRFEIDAQRGADFACAHLRFSGGAANPLVRALPACICLPLDTLRQGEALLRILFEEAFAQHCGRQAVLNRLFEVVLVHVIRELMEQGLADGGMLAGMADARLRLALTGIHDAPAQPWTLESLAARAGMSRSAFARSFRETLGCTPGQYLQDWRIALVQRGLREGRPLKQLADEVGYGSEAAVSRVFKAQVGQTPRAWRQAR, from the coding sequence GTGACCGACCGTCTGGCCGCCTTGTTGACCCACTTTTCGGTCAGCGCCGAGGTCTTCCACGCCGGCACCCTGTGCGGCCTGCACCGGCTCGACGATGGCGACCGCGGGCAACTGCACCTGCTGCGCGAGGGCAGCGTGGTCGTCCACAACGGCGACGGACAGGTGCTGCGGATCGATCGACCCAGTCTGCTGCTGTACCCGCAGGCCATGCCGCATCGCTTCGAGATCGATGCGCAACGCGGTGCGGATTTCGCCTGCGCGCACCTGCGCTTCAGTGGTGGCGCAGCCAATCCGCTGGTGCGCGCCTTGCCGGCCTGCATCTGCCTGCCGCTGGACACGCTGCGCCAGGGCGAGGCGCTGCTGCGGATCCTGTTCGAGGAAGCGTTCGCGCAGCATTGCGGGCGCCAGGCGGTGTTGAACCGGCTGTTCGAGGTGGTGCTGGTGCACGTGATCCGCGAGTTGATGGAGCAGGGGCTCGCCGACGGCGGCATGCTCGCCGGCATGGCGGATGCGCGGCTGCGGCTGGCGCTGACCGGCATCCACGACGCCCCGGCGCAGCCCTGGACGCTGGAGAGCCTGGCGGCCCGTGCCGGCATGTCGCGCAGTGCGTTCGCGCGCAGTTTTCGCGAGACCCTCGGCTGCACGCCGGGCCAGTACCTGCAGGATTGGCGCATCGCTCTGGTGCAACGCGGCCTGCGCGAAGGGCGGCCGCTGAAGCAGCTTGCCGACGAAGTGGGCTACGGCAGCGAGGCCGCGGTGTCGCGCGTGTTCAAGGCGCAGGTCGGGCAGACCCCGCGCGCGTGGCGGCAGGCACGCTGA
- the aroB gene encoding 3-dehydroquinate synthase codes for MTAASRTVQVAGDPAYTIHIGPGLLDDGAALAAHVRGRHVLLLSDSQVAPLYAAQVRSALLAARPELQIGEFVIPAGEASKTLDHFAAAIAALAALGATRDACVLALGGGVVGDLAGFAAACWMRGVDCVQLPTTLLAMVDSSVGGKTAVDIPQGKNLVGAFHPPRAVLADTATLRSLPPRELRAGLAEVIKYGAIRDPLFFEWLHAERRALLAGEPAALAQAIARSCEHKAEIVARDPLEKGERALLNLGHTFGHAIETEQGYGAPDNANLNHGEAVAVGMVLAAELSARLGMAGAQDTAQLRALLQDFGLPTALPAGLAPEALLARMRLDKKNLAGRLRLVLWRGIGHAEIVPDVDEAEVLAVLAAG; via the coding sequence ATGACGGCAGCATCGCGCACGGTCCAGGTCGCTGGCGACCCGGCCTACACCATCCACATCGGCCCCGGCCTGCTCGACGACGGCGCCGCCCTCGCCGCGCACGTGCGCGGCCGCCACGTGCTGCTGCTCAGCGACAGCCAGGTGGCGCCGCTGTACGCCGCGCAGGTCCGCAGCGCGCTGCTGGCGGCACGCCCGGAGCTGCAGATCGGCGAGTTCGTGATCCCCGCCGGCGAAGCCTCCAAGACCCTGGACCACTTCGCCGCGGCGATCGCCGCGCTGGCCGCCCTCGGCGCCACCCGCGACGCCTGCGTGCTGGCGCTGGGCGGCGGCGTGGTCGGCGACCTGGCCGGTTTCGCCGCCGCCTGCTGGATGCGCGGCGTGGATTGCGTGCAACTGCCCACCACGCTGCTGGCGATGGTCGACTCCTCGGTCGGCGGCAAGACCGCGGTGGACATCCCGCAGGGCAAGAACCTGGTCGGCGCCTTCCATCCGCCGCGCGCGGTGCTGGCCGACACCGCCACGCTGCGCAGCCTGCCGCCGCGCGAACTGCGCGCCGGGTTGGCCGAGGTGATCAAGTACGGCGCCATCCGCGACCCGCTGTTCTTCGAATGGCTGCATGCCGAACGCCGCGCACTGCTGGCCGGCGAGCCGGCCGCGCTGGCGCAGGCGATCGCGCGCAGCTGCGAACACAAGGCCGAGATCGTCGCCCGCGATCCACTGGAGAAGGGCGAGCGCGCCCTGCTCAACCTTGGCCACACCTTCGGCCACGCCATCGAGACCGAACAGGGCTACGGCGCCCCGGACAACGCCAACCTCAACCACGGCGAAGCGGTGGCGGTGGGCATGGTGCTGGCCGCCGAGCTGTCGGCCCGGCTGGGCATGGCCGGCGCGCAGGACACGGCGCAGCTGCGCGCGCTGCTGCAGGACTTCGGTCTGCCGACCGCGCTGCCGGCCGGGCTGGCGCCGGAGGCGCTGCTGGCGCGCATGCGCCTGGACAAGAAGAACCTGGCCGGACGCCTGCGGCTGGTGCTGTGGCGCGGCATCGGCCACGCCGAGATCGTCCCAGACGTGGACGAGGCCGAGGTGCTGGCGGTGCTGGCCGCCGGCTGA
- a CDS encoding shikimate kinase, whose protein sequence is MNPAPNLVLVGPMGAGKSVIGRRLAERFGLVFVDSDQTIVERTGASIASLFEHAGEAGFREHERAVLESILSTPGHLISTGGGAVLNADSRREMREHGFVVYLRVGVAAQLQRLHRDRSRPLLQRGDREQVLRDLHAVREPLYREVADLILDTDHFTPAEATAQLVVRLAASWKLPEPTA, encoded by the coding sequence ATGAATCCCGCCCCCAACCTGGTGCTGGTCGGCCCGATGGGTGCCGGCAAGAGCGTCATCGGCCGCCGCCTGGCCGAGCGCTTCGGCCTGGTCTTCGTCGACAGCGACCAGACCATCGTCGAGCGCACCGGCGCCAGCATCGCCTCGCTGTTCGAGCACGCCGGCGAAGCCGGTTTCCGCGAGCACGAGCGCGCGGTGCTGGAAAGCATCCTGAGCACGCCCGGCCACCTGATCTCCACCGGCGGCGGCGCCGTGCTCAATGCCGACAGCCGCCGCGAAATGCGCGAACACGGCTTCGTGGTGTACCTGCGGGTCGGCGTGGCCGCGCAACTGCAGCGCCTGCACCGCGACCGCAGCCGCCCGCTGTTGCAACGTGGCGACCGCGAGCAGGTGCTGCGCGACCTGCACGCGGTGCGCGAACCGCTGTACCGCGAGGTCGCCGACCTGATCCTGGACACCGATCACTTCACCCCGGCCGAAGCCACCGCACAGCTGGTCGTGCGCCTGGCCGCGTCGTGGAAACTTCCGGAACCCACTGCATGA
- the pdxH gene encoding pyridoxamine 5'-phosphate oxidase: MPDLYAEALSTFADLFAEARTSDEAEYNAMVVSSATLEARPSSRVVLLKAYDARGFVFYTHLDSQKGRELQANPQASLLFLWRRMREDGVQVRIDGEVQLVAAAEADAYFASRPRMSQIGAWASAQSRTLESREEFEERVAKAEATFEGREVPRPDGWGGFRVVPRNFEFWYGAKYRLHERWRYEADAAGHWSKRMLFP, translated from the coding sequence ATGCCCGATCTCTACGCCGAAGCCCTGTCCACGTTCGCCGACCTGTTCGCCGAGGCGCGCACCAGCGACGAGGCCGAATACAACGCCATGGTCGTGTCCTCGGCCACGCTGGAGGCGCGGCCGTCGTCGCGCGTGGTGCTGCTCAAGGCCTACGACGCGCGCGGCTTCGTGTTCTACACCCACCTGGACAGCCAGAAGGGCCGCGAGCTGCAGGCCAATCCGCAGGCCTCGCTGCTGTTCCTGTGGCGGCGCATGCGCGAGGACGGGGTGCAGGTGCGCATCGACGGCGAGGTACAACTGGTCGCAGCCGCCGAAGCCGACGCCTATTTCGCCTCGCGCCCGCGCATGAGCCAGATCGGCGCCTGGGCCTCGGCGCAGTCGCGCACGTTGGAATCGCGCGAGGAGTTCGAGGAACGCGTGGCCAAGGCCGAGGCCACCTTCGAGGGCCGCGAGGTGCCGCGTCCGGATGGCTGGGGCGGGTTCCGCGTGGTGCCGCGCAATTTCGAGTTCTGGTACGGCGCCAAGTACCGACTGCACGAACGCTGGCGCTACGAAGCCGATGCCGCAGGCCACTGGAGCAAGCGGATGCTGTTCCCGTGA
- a CDS encoding cobalamin-binding protein, with translation MGPQRIVCLTEEPTETLYALGEQQRIVGISGFTVRPPQARRDKPKVSAFTSAKIGEILKLQPDLAIGFSDIQADIAAELVRHGVEVWIANHRSVDGILDYIRRLGALVGAGQRAMDYADTLQRGLDAIAAQAATLPRRPRVYLEEWDEPIITGIRWVAELVGIAGGDDVFPELSVQPLAKARILANGDEVVRRAPDIVLGSWCGKRFRPERVAARPGWAAMPAVRDGQLFEIKSPLILQPGPAALTDGVRAIADIIQAWARGVGAT, from the coding sequence ATGGGCCCGCAGCGCATCGTCTGCCTGACCGAGGAGCCGACCGAGACGCTGTACGCGCTCGGCGAACAGCAGCGCATCGTCGGCATCAGCGGCTTCACCGTGCGCCCGCCGCAGGCGCGCCGCGACAAGCCCAAGGTCAGCGCCTTCACCAGCGCCAAGATCGGCGAGATCCTCAAGCTGCAGCCGGACCTGGCGATCGGCTTCTCCGACATCCAGGCCGACATCGCCGCCGAACTGGTGCGGCACGGTGTGGAGGTGTGGATCGCCAACCACCGCAGCGTCGACGGCATCCTCGACTACATCCGCCGGCTCGGCGCGCTGGTCGGCGCTGGCCAGCGCGCCATGGACTACGCCGACACGCTGCAGCGCGGCCTCGATGCCATCGCCGCGCAGGCCGCCACGCTGCCGCGGCGGCCGCGGGTATATCTGGAGGAATGGGACGAGCCGATCATCACCGGCATCCGCTGGGTCGCCGAACTGGTGGGCATCGCCGGCGGCGACGACGTGTTTCCGGAGCTGTCGGTGCAGCCGTTGGCCAAGGCGCGGATACTCGCCAATGGCGACGAGGTGGTGCGGCGCGCGCCGGACATCGTCCTCGGCTCCTGGTGCGGCAAGCGCTTCCGCCCCGAGCGCGTCGCCGCGCGGCCGGGCTGGGCGGCGATGCCGGCGGTGCGCGACGGACAACTGTTCGAGATCAAGTCGCCGCTGATCCTGCAGCCGGGGCCGGCCGCGCTCACCGACGGCGTTCGCGCCATCGCCGACATCATCCAGGCCTGGGCCAGGGGCGTGGGCGCGACGTAG
- a CDS encoding MFS transporter, whose protein sequence is MQDHAAAADVPPTPAAAGSVLAPAYRATTIGMVALVSLIAFEALAVAAAMPTVAGELQGLRLYALAFGGTLATSVIGMTVAGRWSDLHGPAAPLWTGLACFVCGLLLAGFAPSMTLLVAGRLVQGLGAGAISVVLYVLVARLYPQAIRPRMFAAFSAGWVVPSLIGPSISGLIVEHVGWRWVFLAVPLLALPAAAMLWPALRRLPPAASADGASGASRLWSLGAAAGVCLLYLGGQQRGLWAALLLPAALVLLVLCTWRLLPAGTLHAARGLPSVIALRGVAGSAFFGCEAFLPLLLSRERGLSPVWAGVALSAGALGWFAGSWYQGHYGRDATRLRRLRLGCTLMALGIATTTLALLPSVPAALAIGGWTATGLGMGLIYPTLAVLTLTLSPPARQGRNSSALQLSEAIAVATTLAVGGSLFSALLTYSAAAAYLSTFAVAALMALLGLGIAGRTQPAPG, encoded by the coding sequence ATGCAAGACCACGCCGCTGCCGCCGATGTCCCGCCCACTCCTGCCGCTGCCGGTTCCGTGCTGGCGCCGGCCTATCGCGCCACCACCATCGGCATGGTCGCGCTGGTGTCGCTGATCGCCTTCGAGGCGCTGGCGGTAGCCGCGGCGATGCCGACCGTGGCCGGCGAACTGCAGGGCCTGCGGCTGTACGCGCTGGCCTTCGGCGGCACCCTGGCCACCAGCGTGATCGGCATGACCGTGGCCGGGCGCTGGAGCGATCTGCATGGGCCGGCGGCGCCGCTATGGACCGGCCTGGCCTGCTTCGTCTGCGGCCTGCTGCTGGCCGGCTTCGCCCCGTCGATGACGCTGCTGGTGGCCGGTCGGCTGGTGCAGGGCCTGGGTGCCGGCGCGATCTCGGTGGTGCTGTACGTGCTGGTCGCGCGGCTGTATCCGCAGGCGATCCGCCCGCGCATGTTCGCCGCGTTCTCAGCCGGCTGGGTGGTGCCGTCGCTGATCGGCCCCAGCATCAGCGGGCTGATCGTCGAACACGTCGGCTGGCGCTGGGTGTTCCTGGCGGTGCCGCTGCTGGCGCTGCCGGCGGCGGCGATGCTGTGGCCGGCGTTGCGGCGCCTGCCGCCCGCCGCGAGCGCGGACGGCGCCAGCGGCGCATCGCGGCTGTGGTCGCTGGGCGCGGCAGCCGGCGTCTGCCTGCTGTACCTGGGCGGCCAGCAGCGCGGGCTGTGGGCAGCGCTGCTGCTGCCGGCGGCGCTGGTGCTGTTGGTGCTGTGCACCTGGCGATTGCTGCCTGCCGGCACCCTGCACGCCGCGCGCGGCCTGCCCAGCGTGATCGCGCTGCGCGGCGTCGCCGGCTCGGCGTTCTTCGGCTGCGAGGCGTTCCTGCCGCTGCTGCTGTCGCGCGAACGCGGGCTGTCGCCGGTGTGGGCCGGCGTGGCGCTGAGCGCCGGCGCGCTGGGCTGGTTCGCCGGCTCCTGGTACCAGGGCCACTACGGCCGCGACGCCACCCGCCTGCGGCGGCTGCGGCTGGGCTGCACGCTGATGGCGCTGGGCATCGCGACCACGACCCTGGCGCTGCTGCCGTCGGTGCCGGCGGCACTGGCGATCGGCGGCTGGACCGCCACCGGCCTCGGCATGGGCCTGATCTACCCGACCCTGGCGGTGCTGACCCTGACCCTGTCGCCGCCGGCGCGGCAGGGCCGCAACAGTTCGGCGCTGCAGTTGAGCGAAGCGATCGCGGTGGCGACCACGCTGGCGGTCGGCGGCTCGCTGTTCTCTGCGCTACTGACCTACTCGGCTGCGGCGGCGTACCTGTCGACCTTCGCCGTCGCCGCGCTGATGGCCCTCCTCGGCCTGGGCATCGCCGGCCGGACCCAGCCGGCGCCAGGCTAG
- the soxR gene encoding redox-sensitive transcriptional activator SoxR codes for MQEELSVGQVAARSGVAVSALHFYESKGLIRSMRTAGNQRRYTRDVLRRLAVIRVAQRVGVPLDSVKAAFAQLPDARTPTRAEWARMSAAWREELDARILQLTRLRHQLTDCIGCGCLSLRRCRLSNPADTLAAHGDGPQRWAEE; via the coding sequence ATGCAGGAGGAACTGAGCGTGGGGCAGGTGGCCGCGCGCAGCGGCGTGGCCGTGTCGGCGCTGCATTTCTACGAGAGCAAGGGCCTGATCCGCAGCATGCGCACCGCCGGCAACCAGCGCCGCTACACCCGCGACGTGCTGCGCCGGCTGGCGGTGATCCGCGTGGCGCAACGCGTCGGCGTGCCGCTGGACAGCGTCAAGGCCGCCTTCGCGCAGTTGCCCGACGCGCGCACACCGACCCGCGCGGAGTGGGCGCGGATGTCGGCGGCCTGGCGCGAGGAACTGGACGCGCGCATCCTGCAACTGACCCGCCTGCGCCACCAGCTCACCGACTGCATCGGCTGCGGCTGCCTGTCGCTGCGCCGTTGCCGGCTGAGCAACCCGGCCGATACCCTGGCCGCGCACGGCGATGGGCCGCAGCGCTGGGCGGAGGAGTGA
- a CDS encoding DUF4426 domain-containing protein: MRVLPAALLCLALAACSDQDSPRPATLLAATPAQADFGALRVHYNALPTLAMSEDVAHRYGIAREADTALVMIALRTLHGGEETPAVGTVDVVATDLSGQRQPVALRAVRTDAYTDYVGTVRSSAHDQLRFVVKVRSADGAGTVRFTRNF, from the coding sequence ATGCGTGTCCTGCCCGCTGCGCTGCTGTGCCTGGCCCTGGCCGCCTGCTCGGACCAGGACAGCCCACGTCCGGCGACACTGCTCGCCGCCACGCCGGCGCAGGCCGATTTCGGCGCACTGCGCGTGCACTACAACGCCTTGCCCACGCTGGCGATGAGCGAGGACGTGGCGCATCGCTACGGCATCGCCCGCGAGGCCGACACTGCGCTGGTGATGATCGCGCTGCGCACTCTGCACGGCGGTGAGGAAACGCCGGCGGTCGGCACGGTCGACGTGGTGGCGACCGACCTCAGCGGACAACGCCAGCCGGTGGCGCTGCGCGCGGTCCGCACCGATGCCTACACCGACTACGTCGGTACGGTGCGCAGCAGCGCCCACGATCAGCTGCGCTTCGTGGTGAAGGTCCGCAGCGCCGACGGCGCCGGCACGGTGCGCTTCACCCGTAATTTCTAG
- the proC gene encoding pyrroline-5-carboxylate reductase produces MASAFPDSHAADIAFIGGGNMARSLIAGLVRQGADPRRIRVAEPVAALREALVADYAVHAVASAAEAADGAALWMFAVKPQVLRGVCTELAALAQAQRPLLVSIAAGITTAQLDRWLGGGHALVRAMPNTPALLGAGVTGLFASAGVDAAQRAHAEHVLAAAGVTVWVADEALIDAVTAVSGSGPAYVFLLAEAMEAAGIAQGLPADTARTLTLQTVLGAARMLTESGEAPSELRRRVTSPNGTTQAAIETFQRGGFEALTAAAIAAAAERGRALSAANDD; encoded by the coding sequence ATGGCTTCCGCTTTTCCAGATTCCCACGCCGCCGACATCGCCTTCATCGGCGGCGGCAACATGGCGCGCAGCCTGATCGCCGGCCTGGTCCGGCAGGGTGCCGACCCGCGCCGCATCCGTGTGGCCGAGCCGGTGGCGGCGCTGCGCGAGGCCCTGGTCGCCGACTACGCCGTCCACGCCGTCGCCAGCGCGGCCGAGGCCGCCGACGGCGCCGCGCTGTGGATGTTCGCGGTCAAGCCGCAGGTGCTGCGCGGGGTTTGCACCGAACTGGCCGCGCTGGCGCAGGCGCAGCGGCCGCTGCTGGTGTCCATCGCCGCCGGCATCACCACCGCGCAACTGGACCGCTGGCTCGGCGGCGGCCACGCCCTGGTGCGCGCGATGCCCAACACCCCTGCCCTGCTCGGTGCCGGCGTCACCGGCCTATTCGCCAGCGCCGGTGTCGACGCCGCGCAGCGCGCCCATGCCGAGCACGTGCTGGCCGCCGCCGGGGTCACCGTGTGGGTCGCGGACGAGGCGCTGATCGATGCGGTCACCGCCGTGTCCGGCAGCGGCCCCGCCTATGTCTTCCTGCTCGCCGAGGCGATGGAAGCGGCCGGCATCGCCCAGGGCCTGCCCGCCGACACCGCGCGCACCCTGACCCTGCAGACCGTGCTCGGCGCGGCGCGCATGCTCACCGAGTCCGGCGAGGCGCCGAGCGAACTGCGCCGCCGGGTGACCTCCCCCAACGGCACCACCCAGGCCGCGATCGAGACCTTCCAGCGCGGCGGCTTCGAGGCGCTGACCGCGGCCGCGATCGCCGCGGCGGCGGAACGCGGCCGTGCCCTGTCCGCCGCCAACGACGACTGA
- a CDS encoding YggS family pyridoxal phosphate-dependent enzyme yields MNRAADAAGRPHAQLLAVSKTQPAEAVAALAAQGQRAFGENYVQEAATKIAALANAGLEWHLIGHLQSNKAEQAATLFDWVQTVDRPKLVAALAKGRAAASAPLNVLIQVNIDDEASKHGCQPEAVDALAAAIAAQPRLALRGLMAIPAPWPEAERRIDAFARMHALFERLRAAHPQVDTLSMGMSDDFADAIAAGATMVRVGTALFGARGPRAAG; encoded by the coding sequence ATGAACCGCGCCGCCGACGCCGCAGGGCGGCCGCACGCGCAGTTGCTGGCGGTGTCCAAGACCCAGCCGGCCGAGGCCGTGGCGGCGCTGGCCGCACAGGGCCAGCGCGCCTTCGGCGAGAACTACGTGCAGGAAGCGGCGACCAAGATCGCCGCGTTGGCCAATGCCGGTCTGGAATGGCATCTGATCGGCCACCTGCAGTCGAACAAGGCCGAACAGGCGGCGACGCTGTTCGACTGGGTGCAGACCGTGGACCGGCCCAAGCTGGTCGCCGCCCTGGCCAAGGGCCGCGCCGCCGCATCCGCGCCGCTGAACGTGCTGATCCAGGTCAACATCGACGACGAGGCCAGCAAGCATGGCTGCCAGCCCGAGGCCGTGGACGCGCTGGCCGCAGCCATCGCCGCGCAGCCGAGGTTGGCGCTGCGCGGGTTGATGGCCATTCCCGCACCGTGGCCGGAGGCCGAACGCCGCATCGATGCGTTCGCGCGCATGCACGCCCTGTTCGAGCGGCTGCGTGCCGCCCATCCGCAGGTCGACACCTTGTCGATGGGCATGAGCGACGACTTCGCCGACGCCATCGCCGCCGGCGCCACCATGGTGCGGGTCGGCACCGCCTTGTTCGGTGCGCGCGGTCCGCGTGCTGCGGGCTGA